One Chromatiales bacterium DNA window includes the following coding sequences:
- a CDS encoding porin — MKKLYQMTIFSVTLLCLPLAASAQSMEDKIKSLEATVEQLQETLMKMRDEMEKSKEASASKSGGVVRTDGENITVSTTGGGIKMKSDNGNAFQFGGRLMWDYDNYDFDGPNIGDEGDSSEAQWRRLRFTTKGTVKKDWHYELTINFREGEGGAANDSSDVNMAYIKYTGFKPVTMTLGHFKEPFSLERLASSNSILTIERGMILDVVNEGHGQPENGGFMVSGAYPEMANLNWALGIFDDDREDEDGDDNYAITGRVAVAPSLNFGNNSFMHLGAAFSNRERDNDRYRVRTRYGISSIGRNHECPNCRTTLGDLPAGDDIMQWGLEGAFVTGPFSLQAEYVDLEVDGGTAFNPDGTVLERYNDLEADGYYIQGAWTITGEQRRYKTSGGFFDKVKPKGPYGAWELVARYEEIDVEYDGVRGTRADATDNEAEKMLLGLNWYPNNNLKFMLNYIDAEGELPGQDVDADAISFRAQYAF; from the coding sequence ATGAAGAAACTATACCAAATGACAATTTTTTCAGTAACCTTGCTTTGTCTTCCACTGGCTGCTTCGGCACAATCAATGGAAGACAAAATCAAGAGCCTGGAGGCAACCGTTGAGCAACTGCAAGAAACCTTGATGAAGATGCGCGACGAAATGGAAAAGAGCAAAGAGGCAAGTGCATCTAAGTCCGGGGGTGTGGTACGCACCGACGGTGAGAACATTACTGTATCCACTACTGGTGGCGGCATTAAGATGAAGTCCGACAACGGTAATGCCTTTCAGTTCGGCGGTCGTCTGATGTGGGATTACGACAATTATGACTTTGACGGACCAAATATTGGAGACGAAGGCGATTCCTCTGAAGCTCAATGGCGGCGTTTGCGTTTTACTACCAAAGGCACCGTCAAGAAAGATTGGCACTACGAATTGACCATTAATTTTAGAGAGGGAGAAGGTGGTGCTGCCAACGATTCCTCTGATGTCAATATGGCGTATATCAAATACACTGGCTTTAAACCAGTGACCATGACGCTGGGTCACTTCAAAGAACCGTTCAGCTTGGAACGGCTCGCCAGTTCTAACTCTATTTTAACAATAGAGCGCGGTATGATATTGGATGTGGTGAACGAAGGACACGGACAGCCAGAGAACGGTGGTTTTATGGTTTCAGGCGCTTATCCGGAGATGGCAAACTTGAACTGGGCGTTAGGCATATTTGACGATGACAGAGAAGACGAGGACGGCGACGATAATTATGCGATTACTGGTCGAGTTGCTGTAGCCCCAAGCCTCAACTTCGGCAACAACAGCTTTATGCATCTGGGTGCGGCATTTTCCAATCGTGAAAGAGATAATGACCGCTACAGAGTGAGAACCCGCTATGGTATAAGTTCCATAGGAAGAAATCATGAGTGCCCAAACTGTCGCACAACCCTAGGAGATTTACCTGCTGGAGATGACATAATGCAATGGGGCTTGGAAGGGGCATTTGTTACTGGTCCTTTCTCTCTGCAAGCTGAATATGTTGATTTAGAAGTAGATGGCGGAACAGCATTCAATCCCGACGGCACTGTTCTAGAACGGTATAACGACTTGGAAGCTGATGGCTATTACATCCAAGGTGCGTGGACGATTACTGGTGAACAACGCCGCTATAAAACCTCAGGTGGATTCTTTGATAAGGTCAAGCCCAAAGGTCCATACGGAGCATGGGAACTGGTCGCCCGCTACGAAGAAATAGATGTCGAATATGACGGTGTGAGAGGCACACGCGCCGATGCAACTGATAACGAAGCCGAAAAGATGCTACTGGGTCTCAACTGGTATCCAAACAACAATCTCAAGTTTATGCTCAACTATATTGATGCAGAGGGTGAACTACCTGGACAAGATGTAGACGCCGACGCGATTTCATTCCGTGCCCAATATGCCTTCTAA
- a CDS encoding HAD-IA family hydrolase, with translation MKPLQAILFDLDGTLIDTAGDLIRSLNVLLETKGLATCTTEAMRPHAGQGSYSLIRAGFGNNLSEDEYRQLTSEFLEIYQTLMHDTTTLFPEASGTIARVKQRGMKWGIVTNKSERLTVPILQKMDLYDDADCLVYGDTTTEKKPHPKPLLYAAQQINLAPQHCAYLGDTLNDVNAALHAEMRALAVSYGYRAKEADIADWGAEAIFDTLSELCIWIDRLPIESSKQ, from the coding sequence TTGAAACCTCTACAAGCCATTTTATTTGACCTTGACGGCACACTCATCGACACAGCCGGTGATTTAATCCGCTCGCTCAATGTCTTATTAGAGACAAAAGGTCTGGCAACCTGTACGACAGAAGCGATGCGCCCACACGCTGGGCAAGGTAGCTATTCGCTGATAAGAGCAGGCTTCGGTAATAATCTCAGCGAGGATGAATACCGCCAACTGACATCGGAGTTTCTCGAGATATACCAAACCCTTATGCACGACACCACTACCCTATTCCCAGAAGCGAGTGGAACGATAGCACGCGTCAAGCAGCGCGGCATGAAGTGGGGTATCGTCACCAATAAATCAGAGCGTTTGACAGTGCCGATATTGCAGAAAATGGACTTATACGATGATGCCGATTGCTTAGTCTACGGTGATACGACGACAGAGAAGAAGCCACACCCTAAACCTTTGCTTTATGCGGCACAACAAATTAATCTAGCACCGCAACATTGCGCTTATCTAGGAGATACCTTAAACGATGTCAATGCAGCACTACACGCCGAGATGCGCGCACTGGCGGTCTCTTATGGTTACCGAGCAAAGGAAGCGGATATCGCTGACTGGGGTGCAGAAGCGATTTTTGATACGCTCTCGGAACTGTGTATTTGGATTGATCGACTACCAATAGAGTCCAGTAAACAATAG
- a CDS encoding PA0069 family radical SAM protein translates to MGELKQPAVRLHYYRGRGALSQPAARFAKTHSEAVVDDWRADEVNCQEGADAVLPPTVLHPAPIRSLINYNNSPDITFDRTINPYRGCEHGCIYCFARPSHSYLDLSAGLDFETQIYYKPDAAAVLTGELSKKSYRCRPIVLGANTDAYQPAEKKLKLSRAILEILHQSRHPVSLITKSTLIRRDLDLLSEMAKQRLVDVWISVTTIDRELSRRLEPRTSIPDERLKTIKALADAGVPTGVIAAPMIPVLNDHQLEKILAAARNAGAKHAGYILLRLPHELQTLFKEWLQQHYPDRMQHILNRLRDSHGGELYQSSFKTRMKGRGWYADMLAKRFKVAYRRLGFTARSQLDCSQFQPPLADSAQLTLFSE, encoded by the coding sequence ATGGGAGAGCTAAAACAACCTGCTGTTCGCCTGCATTATTATCGTGGGCGAGGCGCATTAAGCCAGCCAGCCGCTCGCTTTGCAAAAACACATAGCGAGGCGGTAGTCGATGATTGGCGCGCTGACGAAGTTAATTGCCAAGAGGGTGCTGATGCTGTATTGCCGCCGACGGTATTGCACCCGGCACCAATACGCAGTCTAATCAACTATAACAATTCACCGGATATTACATTTGATCGCACTATTAATCCATATCGCGGTTGTGAACACGGTTGTATCTATTGCTTTGCTCGCCCAAGCCACAGCTATCTGGATTTGTCCGCCGGTCTGGATTTTGAGACACAGATATACTATAAGCCTGATGCGGCTGCGGTGCTGACTGGCGAACTATCAAAAAAGAGCTACCGTTGCCGTCCTATCGTGTTGGGTGCAAATACCGACGCTTATCAGCCTGCCGAAAAAAAACTAAAGTTGAGTCGTGCGATACTTGAGATACTGCACCAAAGCCGCCATCCGGTGTCGCTGATTACCAAATCCACTTTGATAAGGCGCGATTTAGATCTATTATCCGAGATGGCTAAACAGCGTCTAGTTGATGTGTGGATTTCAGTGACTACCATAGACCGTGAGTTATCCCGTCGCCTCGAACCGCGCACTTCTATTCCTGACGAGCGATTGAAAACGATAAAAGCATTGGCTGATGCCGGAGTGCCGACTGGGGTTATTGCAGCACCAATGATACCCGTGTTAAACGACCACCAGCTGGAGAAAATACTAGCGGCTGCTCGCAATGCTGGCGCTAAACACGCTGGCTATATCTTATTGCGTTTACCACATGAATTACAAACACTATTTAAGGAATGGTTGCAGCAGCATTATCCTGATAGGATGCAGCATATATTGAATCGTTTGCGGGATAGCCATGGAGGCGAGCTTTATCAATCATCTTTTAAGACTCGCATGAAAGGGCGAGGGTGGTATGCCGATATGCTTGCTAAGCGTTTTAAGGTAGCCTATCGGCGACTAGGCTTCACTGCACGCTCACAATTGGATTGCTCGCAATTCCAGCCACCGTTGGCAGATAGTGCTCAGCTGACATTATTCAGTGAATAA
- the ubiG gene encoding bifunctional 2-polyprenyl-6-hydroxyphenol methylase/3-demethylubiquinol 3-O-methyltransferase UbiG: MEMNVQQQELDKFEAAASSWWDAEGVFKTLHIINPLRLAYINARTTLTAKRVLDVGCGGGLLCEAMASEGAEVSGIDLGNASLETARLHLRESRLSVAYQCESAEQHAEQHEKYYDIVTCMELLEHVPEPQSVVSACIRAVKPGGDLFFSTINRTPKAYLVAIVGAEYIAKLIPKGTHDYQKLIKPSELATMVKKNGADICDISGMHYLPIVDTAVLTSKPEVNYLMHCKRF, from the coding sequence ATGGAGATGAATGTACAACAACAAGAATTAGATAAGTTTGAAGCAGCAGCCAGCAGTTGGTGGGATGCCGAAGGCGTATTCAAAACACTGCACATTATCAATCCGCTACGCTTGGCGTATATCAATGCGCGCACTACGCTAACCGCTAAAAGGGTACTAGATGTAGGTTGCGGTGGTGGTTTATTATGCGAGGCGATGGCAAGCGAAGGAGCGGAAGTATCGGGGATTGATTTAGGCAACGCGTCGCTTGAAACGGCGCGTTTGCATCTGCGCGAATCTCGGCTATCGGTTGCCTACCAATGTGAAAGTGCCGAGCAACACGCCGAGCAACATGAAAAGTACTACGATATCGTCACCTGCATGGAACTCCTGGAGCATGTCCCTGAGCCGCAATCCGTAGTAAGTGCTTGCATACGCGCAGTTAAGCCTGGTGGAGATCTATTCTTTTCAACTATCAACCGCACACCCAAAGCCTATCTAGTCGCAATTGTCGGCGCAGAATATATCGCTAAGCTAATCCCCAAAGGCACCCACGATTATCAAAAATTGATTAAACCGTCTGAACTGGCTACGATGGTCAAGAAAAACGGTGCAGATATCTGCGATATCAGCGGGATGCACTATTTGCCCATCGTCGATACAGCGGTGCTGACTTCCAAACCTGAGGTCAACTACCTGATGCACTGCAAACGGTTTTGA
- a CDS encoding selenium-binding protein: MPKIISKLFPALFLVVGLVSVAQADETCMSPYMAKIVGQEDYVYVWTLGVEGLGDEQDKLVTVDVNPQSATYGKVVHTLSVGGRNEAHHSGLSDDRRYLWAGGLDSNRVFIFDVHSNPRKPSLHKVINNFVAKTGGLVGPHTFYALPGRVMITALSNNKDHGGRTGLAEYTNEGEYVATHWKPTDGDLRGAVKTGKLADGYGYDLRALPRRNIMLTSSFTGWSNYMMDFGKMLKDQEAMKRFGNTMVLWDLHTRQPKKIFDVPGAPLEIRCAWGAKNNYCFTTTALTSKIWLIYEDEDSGQWDAKAVADIGNPADVPLPVDISITADDSGLWVQTFMDGKTRYFDITDPFEPEQIYEHVIGSQVNMISQSWDGERAYFTSSLLSMWDKTGENDEQFFKAYVWDGDELDLKFTIDFYAEKLGRAHQMRFGAYSLYGAAPAESETKVTYSQ; this comes from the coding sequence ATGCCCAAAATAATCAGTAAATTATTTCCTGCACTATTTCTAGTGGTAGGTCTGGTATCCGTTGCGCAAGCGGACGAGACTTGCATGTCGCCTTATATGGCAAAGATAGTTGGACAGGAAGATTATGTATATGTTTGGACGCTAGGTGTTGAAGGTTTAGGAGACGAGCAAGACAAGCTGGTCACCGTAGATGTCAATCCGCAGTCGGCCACTTATGGAAAAGTCGTTCACACTTTATCGGTCGGTGGACGCAATGAAGCACACCACTCAGGTTTGAGTGATGACCGCCGTTATTTGTGGGCTGGTGGTCTTGATAGTAATAGAGTGTTCATATTTGATGTGCATAGCAACCCGCGTAAGCCGAGCTTGCATAAAGTGATTAACAACTTCGTTGCTAAAACTGGTGGTTTGGTGGGACCGCATACTTTTTATGCGCTACCTGGACGAGTGATGATTACCGCGTTGTCCAACAATAAGGATCACGGCGGACGCACCGGCTTGGCTGAATATACCAACGAAGGTGAATATGTCGCTACGCACTGGAAGCCTACTGATGGTGATTTACGCGGTGCGGTAAAGACCGGTAAACTGGCTGACGGCTACGGTTATGATCTGCGTGCCTTGCCGCGCCGTAATATTATGTTGACCTCGTCTTTTACCGGCTGGTCTAACTATATGATGGACTTTGGCAAGATGCTCAAGGACCAAGAAGCGATGAAGCGTTTTGGCAACACGATGGTGCTGTGGGATCTGCATACTCGTCAACCTAAGAAAATATTTGATGTGCCTGGTGCACCTTTGGAAATACGCTGTGCTTGGGGCGCGAAGAATAACTACTGCTTCACTACTACCGCACTGACTTCTAAAATCTGGTTGATTTACGAAGATGAGGATAGCGGTCAATGGGACGCCAAGGCAGTCGCCGATATTGGTAACCCAGCTGATGTACCTCTACCAGTGGATATTTCCATTACTGCTGACGACAGCGGTCTTTGGGTGCAGACTTTTATGGATGGCAAAACTCGGTATTTTGATATCACCGACCCATTCGAGCCTGAGCAGATCTATGAGCATGTCATTGGTTCGCAGGTCAATATGATATCGCAAAGCTGGGACGGTGAACGCGCTTACTTCACTTCATCTTTGCTTTCAATGTGGGATAAAACAGGTGAAAACGACGAGCAATTCTTCAAGGCTTATGTCTGGGATGGTGATGAGCTTGATCTTAAATTCACCATTGACTTCTACGCTGAGAAGCTAGGTCGAGCGCATCAGATGCGTTTCGGTGCTTATTCTCTATACGGTGCTGCACCGGCAGAGAGTGAAACAAAAGTAACCTATAGTCAATAA